A part of Ictalurus furcatus strain D&B chromosome 8, Billie_1.0, whole genome shotgun sequence genomic DNA contains:
- the nexmifb gene encoding neurite extension and migration factor isoform X2: MFSKNTICQVLFASLCRWDSGDDVRAERRPLSLMDVLKETGLLVPALNSMQTSALDQTDKAKNLISGSCELRGNLKLYGAADNTFPLSSSVAVLSAQRGGSDGHRVALALREYCLPSLPSPQTLTETPEQPTDESSSCAISLTACVTKDVNPWSLSEDSNKPPLNMMEPMGMSEMAEDCLIQQSRTCLGCIIETKDALANEPIINLKMTDMNREYDTCSISNMQCMGLSETGNCSEQILADQLLSFPMPKSQMGEKKNLDKTENDPDQTSRNIYEGLLLDKCNGEDGLLPSSNQDWGYIESFITESKMELLDLCSKNELSVNLFSEEDVDNYMFDDDDDSALSTDMCSLKIRYESFQDNMREKTNVLQEETQFNFFPSVLVNSTKIEGSVVKKSADGLLSKPEDLALENEHKENSSDSSLERASDYSPKINYVIDSSSSTEDSEDYSDDSSSTVSSIDIFHESKERTLFSRKNVCSSNPLNYGLRAKRKVRYSDDYLYDVDSIESEKNNEKREQAPSGPRQDEDDDWCPKKRRKSSRKEPPVIIKYIIINRFKGEKHMCVKLGKTDPTVTTVSLNENAVSEYEKLAPLKDFWQKKQREHEEQLRLHAEDRHNFHLNGRNRPFSSSPPKRKYKLANRLRIQRIQAVLQSPHKRGFSYSDLRQESASKEDTAPRERSLTISSPSCSSTLGPNDIIQIVTPKSRSQEREERRIGNKMVRIRKFKSEARLRSEKMKKFEENCESKANKTEACAVAENKDTVGGGNETEINSAAHSPQSQTAETTEKIVFMSDTCSYNKATSSDDVATGMSVIPGGYLQTLLEASDSLGGSGATFFPQQNPRQQSLGLSLEEQQFASLQLAQSCVLSPPSESELQQSPQNCPSLTQMWHTQLDPNQQFTTDIPETAVLPNNFPSTMSLPISANLAVPGYSQLGLDTNRMLYEKNYMPEQALPPDSDFQACQVPSMEGQLQVQRGTLHSDSGRLISFDSVGSLSATSSNYSSLSLKSCEKDGENNVNENFLAHCSPKLVIQQSIDAITPLRESTDLLDISNFTPDKFRHASLSELSPPETPNLSPQVTWRELKILGNPKVLQNGSELTLEGAQEVKWNCNMIEHQEHLAGFAVDNHQYQLHSSNNDNHISLEKKSIKETDFDEHGPDMISGKKGSKRKSGNKQTSGQSAKKSKATKPKAAKGEKVKTPRQNSRASKKLKALLDEKTKGHLEDSKCMTHQLTDSSSEDWPGIGWSETNSYTDDQREFEEPSNILSNIVSGMAEVQRFMMTSIEPIWGPATDICLPSEANSLKLKTLKILAGTSSEPKKKGAVSAEGTKGKKGGGGGKCGKNQTKFNASHPLFPQLTLGCNMFDKSNLGVPGTNGPAHKKMYRHKTSAKFPRIENVKGKRADPNKDIALMTSFEKLR, from the exons ATGTTCAGTAAGAACACGATATGTCAAGTCCTGTTTGCCTCTCTCTGCAGGTGGGACAGTGGAGATGATGTACGAGCGGAGCGACGCCCTCTCTCATTGATGGATGTCCTAAAGGAGACCGGTCTCCTTGTACCGGCTTTGAATTCAATGCAGACCAGTGCGTTGGACCAGACCGATAAGGCAAAAAATCTGATATCTG GATCATGTGAGCTGAGAGGTAATCTAAAGCTGTATGGCGCTGCAGATAACACCTTCCCCCTATCCTCCTCGGTTGCTGTATTGAGTGCCCAAAGAGGTGGTTCAGATGGCCACAGAGTAGCACTGGCATTAAGAGAGTACTGTCTCCCAAGCCTACCCTCACCACAGACTCTAACTGAGACTCCTGAGCAGCCCACTGATGAATCCAGCAGCTGTGCCATATCCCTCACAGCTTGTGTTACCAAGGATGTAAATCCCTGGTCCCTGTCAGAGGACAGTAATAAACCACCCCTCAACATGATGGAGCCAATGGGCATGTCTGAGATGGCAGAGGACTGCCTAATCCAGCAAAGCCGCACTTGCCTGGGCTGCATCATTGAGACCAAGGATGCACTGGCTAATGAGCCcattatcaacttaaaaatgactgacatgaATCGTGAGTATGATACTTGCTCCATCTCAAACATGCAGTGTATGGGCCTCAGTGAAACAGGCAATTGCTCAGAGCAAATTCTGGCTGATCAGCTTTTGAGCTTTCCCATGCCTAAATCTCAGATGGGGGAGAAAAAGAATTTagataaaacagaaaatgaCCCAGATCAGACATCCAGAAACATTTATGAAGGCCTTCTACTGGACAAATGCAATGGAGAGGATGGTCTGCTCCCCAGTTCAAACCAGGACTGGGGTTACATCGAGTCGTTTATTACTGAGAGCAAAATGGAGTTGCTGGACCTATGTTCCAAAAATGAGCTCTCAGTAAACCTTTTCTCGGAGGAGGATGTGGATAACTATATGtttgacgacgatgatgattcTGCCCTGAGCACTGACATGTGCTCACTGAAAATCCGCTACGAGTCTTTCCAGGACAACATGAGGGAAAAGACGAATGTCCTGCAGGAGGAAACGCAGTTTAActtttttcccagtgtcctGGTAAACTCCACGAAAATAGAGGGTAGTGTGGTAAAGAAGAGTGCAGATGGCCTCTTATCTAAACCTGAAGACCTTGCATTAGAGAATGAACATAAAGAAAATAGCAGTGATAGCTCCTTAGAGAGGGCATCTGATTACAGTCCAAAAATTAACTACGTTATCGATTCTAGCAGCTCAACTGAAGACTCAGAGGACTACAGTGATGACAGCTCTAGCACTGTGTCCTCCATTGACATTTTTCATGAGAGCAAAGAGAGAACCTTGTTTTCACGAAAGAATGTTTGCTCTTCCAACCCCCTAAACTATGGATTAAGAGCGAAAAGAAAAGTCAGGTACAGTGACGACTACCTTTATGATGTTGACTCCATcgaaagtgaaaaaaacaatgaaaagcgTGAACAAGCACCTTCTGGTCCAAGACAGGACGAGGATGATGACTGGTGCcctaaaaagagaagaaaatctTCCCGCAAAGAGCCGCCCGTGATAATCAAATATATTATCATCAACAGGTTCAAAGGAGAAAAACACATGTGCGTAAAGCTCGGCAAAACTGATCCAACAGTCACGACTGTAAGTTTAAACGAGAACGCAGTTAGTGAATATGAAAAACTGGCTCCTCTGAAGGATTTCTGGCAGAAGAAACAGAGGGAGCATGAAGAACAGCTTAGACTGCATGCAGAAGATCGACACAATTTTCATCTTAATGGCCGGAATCGACCGTTTAGTTCTAGCCCTCCCAAAAGGAAATACAAGCTAGCAAACAGACTTAGGATTCAGAGGATTCAAGCCGTGCTGCAATCACCCCACAAGCGGGGCTTCTCTTACTCTGACCTAAGGCAGGAATCTGCCTCTAAAGAAGACACAGCTCCCAGAGAAAGATCGTTAACAATATCCAGCCCCAGTTGTTCAAGTACATTAGGCCCGAACGACATCATACAAATCGTTACCCCAAAAAGCAGATCAcaagagagggaggagaggagaatagGAAATAAAATGGTTAGAATCCGGAAATTCAAAAGCGAAGCAAGGCTCAGAAGcgagaaaatgaagaaatttgAAGAGAACTGTGAAAGCAAGGCAAATAAGACTGAAGCATGTGCTGTGGCAGAAAACAAGGACACAGTAGGGGGTGGGAATGAAACAGAGATCAACTCAGCTGCACACAGTCCTCAGAGTCAAACAGCTGAGACCACTGAAAAAATAGTTTTCATGTCTGACACATGCTCCTATAACAAAGCTACATCATCTGATGATGTGGCCACAGGTATGTCTGTTATCCCTGGTGGCTATCTGCAGACATTGTTGGAAGCCTCAGACTCCTTGGGTGGCTCTGGTGCCACCTTTTTTCCTCAGCAGAACCCTAGGCAACAATCTCTGGGTCTGTCTCTGGAAGAGCAGCAAtttgcttctcttcagctggccCAAAGCTGTGTACTCTCCCCACCCTCTGAATCGGAGCTCCAACAGTCTCCTCAGAACTGCCCGAGTCTCACTCAAATGTGGCACACCCAGCTTGACCCAAATCAGCAGTTCACTACTGATATCCCTGAGACAGCAGTCTTGCCCAACAACTTCCCTAGTACCATGTCTTTGCCAATCTCAGCGAACCTTGCAGTTCCAGGGTACAGTCAGTTGGGGCTGGACACCAATAGAATGCtttatgaaaaaaattacatgCCTGAGCAGGCACTGCCACCTGATTCAGATTTCCAAGCATGTCAAGTTCCCAGCATGGAAGGCCAGCTCCAGGTTCAAAGAGGGACACTGCACAGTGACAGTGGAAGGCTCATCAGTTTCGACTCAGTTGGCTCGTTGTCAGCTACTTCCAGCAATTACAGCTCTCTAAGTCTCAAGTCTTGTGAGAAAGATGGCGAGAATAATGTGAACGAGAATTTTCTGGCTCACTGCAGTCCCAAACTGGTGATTCAGCAGAGCATTGATGCAATCACACCACTGAGGGAGTCAACAGACTTGCTAGATATCTCCAACTTCACTCCTGATAAATTCAGACATGCATCACTGTCAGAGCTCTCACCTCCTGAGACACCCAACTTGTCCCCGCAGGTCACATGGCGAGAGTTGAAGATATTGGGAAATCCCAAGGTTCTCCAGAATGGGTctgagctgacactggaggGAGCTCAAGAGGTGAAATGGAATTGCAACATGATAGAACACCAAGAACACCTGGCTGGATTCGCAGTAGATAATCACCAGTATCAGTTGCACAGTTCTAATAATGACAACCATATAAGCCTGGAAAAGAAGTCAATAAAAGAAACTGACTTTGATGAGCATGGTCCTGACATGATCAGTGGGAAAAAGGGCTCAAAGAGGAAAAGCGGCAACAAGCAAACTTCAGGACAAAGTGctaaaaaaagcaaagcaacCAAACCAAAAGCTGCAAAGGGAGAGAAGGTCAAGACCCCACGACAAAATTCGCGAGCATCCAAAAAGCTGAAAGCCTTACTGGATGAAAAGACTAAAGGTCATCTCGAAGACTCAAAGTGTATGACACACCAGCTGACAGATAGCAGCTCTGAGGACTGGCCAGGAATAGGCTGGTCAGAGACCAACAGTTACACAGATGACCAGCGAGAGTTTGAAGAGCCATCCAACATCCTCTCTAACATAGTATCAGGGATGGCCGAAGTGCAGCGTTTCATGATGACCTCAATCGAGCCAATATGGGGTCCTGCAACAGACATCTGTTTACCCTCAGAGGCAAACAGTCTAAAGTTAAAGACTCTCAAAATCCTGGCAGGAACCTCATCTGAGCCCAAGAAAAAAGGCGCCGTGTCAGCTGAAGGTACAAAAGGCAAgaaaggagggggagggggaaaatGTGGCAAAAATCAAACTAAGTTCAATGCCTCTCATCCACTTTTCCCCCAGTTGACTCTGGGCTGTAACA
- the nexmifb gene encoding neurite extension and migration factor isoform X1 — MFSKNTICQVLFASLCRWDSGDDVRAERRPLSLMDVLKETGLLVPALNSMQTSALDQTDKAKNLISGSCELRGNLKLYGAADNTFPLSSSVAVLSAQRGGSDGHRVALALREYCLPSLPSPQTLTETPEQPTDESSSCAISLTACVTKDVNPWSLSEDSNKPPLNMMEPMGMSEMAEDCLIQQSRTCLGCIIETKDALANEPIINLKMTDMNREYDTCSISNMQCMGLSETGNCSEQILADQLLSFPMPKSQMGEKKNLDKTENDPDQTSRNIYEGLLLDKCNGEDGLLPSSNQDWGYIESFITESKMELLDLCSKNELSVNLFSEEDVDNYMFDDDDDSALSTDMCSLKIRYESFQDNMREKTNVLQEETQFNFFPSVLVNSTKIEGSVVKKSADGLLSKPEDLALENEHKENSSDSSLERASDYSPKINYVIDSSSSTEDSEDYSDDSSSTVSSIDIFHESKERTLFSRKNVCSSNPLNYGLRAKRKVRYSDDYLYDVDSIESEKNNEKREQAPSGPRQDEDDDWCPKKRRKSSRKEPPVIIKYIIINRFKGEKHMCVKLGKTDPTVTTVSLNENAVSEYEKLAPLKDFWQKKQREHEEQLRLHAEDRHNFHLNGRNRPFSSSPPKRKYKLANRLRIQRIQAVLQSPHKRGFSYSDLRQESASKEDTAPRERSLTISSPSCSSTLGPNDIIQIVTPKSRSQEREERRIGNKMVRIRKFKSEARLRSEKMKKFEENCESKANKTEACAVAENKDTVGGGNETEINSAAHSPQSQTAETTEKIVFMSDTCSYNKATSSDDVATGMSVIPGGYLQTLLEASDSLGGSGATFFPQQNPRQQSLGLSLEEQQFASLQLAQSCVLSPPSESELQQSPQNCPSLTQMWHTQLDPNQQFTTDIPETAVLPNNFPSTMSLPISANLAVPGYSQLGLDTNRMLYEKNYMPEQALPPDSDFQACQVPSMEGQLQVQRGTLHSDSGRLISFDSVGSLSATSSNYSSLSLKSCEKDGENNVNENFLAHCSPKLVIQQSIDAITPLRESTDLLDISNFTPDKFRHASLSELSPPETPNLSPQVTWRELKILGNPKVLQNGSELTLEGAQEVKWNCNMIEHQEHLAGFAVDNHQYQLHSSNNDNHISLEKKSIKETDFDEHGPDMISGKKGSKRKSGNKQTSGQSAKKSKATKPKAAKGEKVKTPRQNSRASKKLKALLDEKTKGHLEDSKCMTHQLTDSSSEDWPGIGWSETNSYTDDQREFEEPSNILSNIVSGMAEVQRFMMTSIEPIWGPATDICLPSEANSLKLKTLKILAGTSSEPKKKGAVSAEGTKGKKGGGGGKCGKNQTKFNASHPLFPQLTLGCNMFDKSNLGVPGTNGPAHKKMYRHKTSAKFPRIENVKGKRADPNKDIALMTSFEKLRSITGTYLRGTFLSHGNSLFWVSLYRNALFNDNMNSKDQCAKCKLCANLLSI; from the exons ATGTTCAGTAAGAACACGATATGTCAAGTCCTGTTTGCCTCTCTCTGCAGGTGGGACAGTGGAGATGATGTACGAGCGGAGCGACGCCCTCTCTCATTGATGGATGTCCTAAAGGAGACCGGTCTCCTTGTACCGGCTTTGAATTCAATGCAGACCAGTGCGTTGGACCAGACCGATAAGGCAAAAAATCTGATATCTG GATCATGTGAGCTGAGAGGTAATCTAAAGCTGTATGGCGCTGCAGATAACACCTTCCCCCTATCCTCCTCGGTTGCTGTATTGAGTGCCCAAAGAGGTGGTTCAGATGGCCACAGAGTAGCACTGGCATTAAGAGAGTACTGTCTCCCAAGCCTACCCTCACCACAGACTCTAACTGAGACTCCTGAGCAGCCCACTGATGAATCCAGCAGCTGTGCCATATCCCTCACAGCTTGTGTTACCAAGGATGTAAATCCCTGGTCCCTGTCAGAGGACAGTAATAAACCACCCCTCAACATGATGGAGCCAATGGGCATGTCTGAGATGGCAGAGGACTGCCTAATCCAGCAAAGCCGCACTTGCCTGGGCTGCATCATTGAGACCAAGGATGCACTGGCTAATGAGCCcattatcaacttaaaaatgactgacatgaATCGTGAGTATGATACTTGCTCCATCTCAAACATGCAGTGTATGGGCCTCAGTGAAACAGGCAATTGCTCAGAGCAAATTCTGGCTGATCAGCTTTTGAGCTTTCCCATGCCTAAATCTCAGATGGGGGAGAAAAAGAATTTagataaaacagaaaatgaCCCAGATCAGACATCCAGAAACATTTATGAAGGCCTTCTACTGGACAAATGCAATGGAGAGGATGGTCTGCTCCCCAGTTCAAACCAGGACTGGGGTTACATCGAGTCGTTTATTACTGAGAGCAAAATGGAGTTGCTGGACCTATGTTCCAAAAATGAGCTCTCAGTAAACCTTTTCTCGGAGGAGGATGTGGATAACTATATGtttgacgacgatgatgattcTGCCCTGAGCACTGACATGTGCTCACTGAAAATCCGCTACGAGTCTTTCCAGGACAACATGAGGGAAAAGACGAATGTCCTGCAGGAGGAAACGCAGTTTAActtttttcccagtgtcctGGTAAACTCCACGAAAATAGAGGGTAGTGTGGTAAAGAAGAGTGCAGATGGCCTCTTATCTAAACCTGAAGACCTTGCATTAGAGAATGAACATAAAGAAAATAGCAGTGATAGCTCCTTAGAGAGGGCATCTGATTACAGTCCAAAAATTAACTACGTTATCGATTCTAGCAGCTCAACTGAAGACTCAGAGGACTACAGTGATGACAGCTCTAGCACTGTGTCCTCCATTGACATTTTTCATGAGAGCAAAGAGAGAACCTTGTTTTCACGAAAGAATGTTTGCTCTTCCAACCCCCTAAACTATGGATTAAGAGCGAAAAGAAAAGTCAGGTACAGTGACGACTACCTTTATGATGTTGACTCCATcgaaagtgaaaaaaacaatgaaaagcgTGAACAAGCACCTTCTGGTCCAAGACAGGACGAGGATGATGACTGGTGCcctaaaaagagaagaaaatctTCCCGCAAAGAGCCGCCCGTGATAATCAAATATATTATCATCAACAGGTTCAAAGGAGAAAAACACATGTGCGTAAAGCTCGGCAAAACTGATCCAACAGTCACGACTGTAAGTTTAAACGAGAACGCAGTTAGTGAATATGAAAAACTGGCTCCTCTGAAGGATTTCTGGCAGAAGAAACAGAGGGAGCATGAAGAACAGCTTAGACTGCATGCAGAAGATCGACACAATTTTCATCTTAATGGCCGGAATCGACCGTTTAGTTCTAGCCCTCCCAAAAGGAAATACAAGCTAGCAAACAGACTTAGGATTCAGAGGATTCAAGCCGTGCTGCAATCACCCCACAAGCGGGGCTTCTCTTACTCTGACCTAAGGCAGGAATCTGCCTCTAAAGAAGACACAGCTCCCAGAGAAAGATCGTTAACAATATCCAGCCCCAGTTGTTCAAGTACATTAGGCCCGAACGACATCATACAAATCGTTACCCCAAAAAGCAGATCAcaagagagggaggagaggagaatagGAAATAAAATGGTTAGAATCCGGAAATTCAAAAGCGAAGCAAGGCTCAGAAGcgagaaaatgaagaaatttgAAGAGAACTGTGAAAGCAAGGCAAATAAGACTGAAGCATGTGCTGTGGCAGAAAACAAGGACACAGTAGGGGGTGGGAATGAAACAGAGATCAACTCAGCTGCACACAGTCCTCAGAGTCAAACAGCTGAGACCACTGAAAAAATAGTTTTCATGTCTGACACATGCTCCTATAACAAAGCTACATCATCTGATGATGTGGCCACAGGTATGTCTGTTATCCCTGGTGGCTATCTGCAGACATTGTTGGAAGCCTCAGACTCCTTGGGTGGCTCTGGTGCCACCTTTTTTCCTCAGCAGAACCCTAGGCAACAATCTCTGGGTCTGTCTCTGGAAGAGCAGCAAtttgcttctcttcagctggccCAAAGCTGTGTACTCTCCCCACCCTCTGAATCGGAGCTCCAACAGTCTCCTCAGAACTGCCCGAGTCTCACTCAAATGTGGCACACCCAGCTTGACCCAAATCAGCAGTTCACTACTGATATCCCTGAGACAGCAGTCTTGCCCAACAACTTCCCTAGTACCATGTCTTTGCCAATCTCAGCGAACCTTGCAGTTCCAGGGTACAGTCAGTTGGGGCTGGACACCAATAGAATGCtttatgaaaaaaattacatgCCTGAGCAGGCACTGCCACCTGATTCAGATTTCCAAGCATGTCAAGTTCCCAGCATGGAAGGCCAGCTCCAGGTTCAAAGAGGGACACTGCACAGTGACAGTGGAAGGCTCATCAGTTTCGACTCAGTTGGCTCGTTGTCAGCTACTTCCAGCAATTACAGCTCTCTAAGTCTCAAGTCTTGTGAGAAAGATGGCGAGAATAATGTGAACGAGAATTTTCTGGCTCACTGCAGTCCCAAACTGGTGATTCAGCAGAGCATTGATGCAATCACACCACTGAGGGAGTCAACAGACTTGCTAGATATCTCCAACTTCACTCCTGATAAATTCAGACATGCATCACTGTCAGAGCTCTCACCTCCTGAGACACCCAACTTGTCCCCGCAGGTCACATGGCGAGAGTTGAAGATATTGGGAAATCCCAAGGTTCTCCAGAATGGGTctgagctgacactggaggGAGCTCAAGAGGTGAAATGGAATTGCAACATGATAGAACACCAAGAACACCTGGCTGGATTCGCAGTAGATAATCACCAGTATCAGTTGCACAGTTCTAATAATGACAACCATATAAGCCTGGAAAAGAAGTCAATAAAAGAAACTGACTTTGATGAGCATGGTCCTGACATGATCAGTGGGAAAAAGGGCTCAAAGAGGAAAAGCGGCAACAAGCAAACTTCAGGACAAAGTGctaaaaaaagcaaagcaacCAAACCAAAAGCTGCAAAGGGAGAGAAGGTCAAGACCCCACGACAAAATTCGCGAGCATCCAAAAAGCTGAAAGCCTTACTGGATGAAAAGACTAAAGGTCATCTCGAAGACTCAAAGTGTATGACACACCAGCTGACAGATAGCAGCTCTGAGGACTGGCCAGGAATAGGCTGGTCAGAGACCAACAGTTACACAGATGACCAGCGAGAGTTTGAAGAGCCATCCAACATCCTCTCTAACATAGTATCAGGGATGGCCGAAGTGCAGCGTTTCATGATGACCTCAATCGAGCCAATATGGGGTCCTGCAACAGACATCTGTTTACCCTCAGAGGCAAACAGTCTAAAGTTAAAGACTCTCAAAATCCTGGCAGGAACCTCATCTGAGCCCAAGAAAAAAGGCGCCGTGTCAGCTGAAGGTACAAAAGGCAAgaaaggagggggagggggaaaatGTGGCAAAAATCAAACTAAGTTCAATGCCTCTCATCCACTTTTCCCCCAGTTGACTCTGGGCTGTAACA